DNA from Methanothrix sp.:
AGCGAGCCTGTGAGAACCCTCTCCACGTGATCCCAGAGGTCAAGGAGATGCCTGGCATCGACCCTCTCCCTGGAGACGCCAAGCCTTGCAAGATCCGCGTCTATGAGCATCCTGGCCTTCTCCGCCCCTATGTATCTGGAGAGCATCGACTCGACCTCATCTACAGTCCCCAATCTTATGGCAGGCCTCTCGATCGGGATCGCACCCCTCCTCTCGCTGAATATCTCGACAAATCCCTCTGCCTGGATCTTCTCCTCAGGCGTCGGGGCGCTCATCAGGGAGAACAGCACATACAGGCTCGCGTTCGCGAAGAGGCTCCAGAACACAGAGTTCGTCCATGGATCCAGATCCACGCCGAAAAGGTTCGTCGGATTTAGCGCAGATACCCCGAACGGGCCTGCGTCCAAGATCGACTGCGAGAGCCAGCCGGCCTTGACGACTGTGGGTACAAGCGCGGTGTATACCCAGAGCACAAACCCTGCGCTCATGCCTGCGATGGCCCCCTCCCTGCTGCCCTTCCTCCAGTACAGACCTCCAATAACAGCTGGCGCCATCTGGCTCGCGGCCACGAATGATATCAGACCGATATCAACCAGGCTCTGGTACTCGACAGCCCTGGAGTAGAGGTATCCGAGCATCACCACGAGAATGATGTTGATGCGCTTGGCGTTGAGCAGGAGCCCCGGGAGACCCCTTCCCCTGCCTATGTACCTCATGAGGTACGGCAGCTCGAGCTCGTTCAGCATCATATGGCCAACTGCAACACTGTCCACAAGCACCATCGCAGTGGCTGCGGACGCACCTCCTATGAAGACGAGCAGAGCGAGAGGTATGTTGCCCGTGGAGTACGGGATCTCTATCACGAACATATCCTTCACGCCGGGAACGCCCAGAATCAGGCCTGCGCCGGCTATCGCTGGAACGAATAGGTTTATAAGGAGCAGGTAAAGCGGGAAGAGCCACATCGCCTTTCTTATGTGCGATTCATCAGCGTTCTCGACAACCATCACGTGGAACTGTCTGGGGAGAAGAAACGCAGCGAAGAAGGATATCACCGTGAGCGAGAACCAGGATGTGTAATCTATGTTAATTAGATGCGAGAACTCCTCTGTTGAAAGGACACGGTCGATTATCTCCGAGTATCCGCCGAATATCCCCCACGTTATGTATGCGCCAGCGACAACAAATGCGGTCAGCTTGACTATGGATTCAAACGCAACAGCTGCGACAAGCCCCTCGTGCCTCTCCATCGGATCGAGATGGCGCGCCCCGAAGATTATGGCGAATATGCCTAGCAGGACTGCCACGACGAGCTTTGTGCCCCAGAATGTCTCTCCGCCGCTTATTATCTGTATAGAGCTGGAGATGGCGATGAGCTGGAGCGCAACGTAAGGTATGACGACCATCAGGCTCACAACGGTGACTATTGCGCCTATGGCGTAGCTTCTGCCGTACCTGAAGCTTATGAAGTCGCTGACAGATGTGAGACGGTACTCCTTTGATATGCGGACTATCTTGCGTATCATCACCCATCCGAGCAGCATCGCAAGTGTCGGGCCGATGTATATCGTGAGAAACTCCAGGCCGCTTGTCGCAGCCCTCCCGATGCTTCCATAGAATGTCCATGCTGTGCAGTATACCGCCAGGGATAACGCATAGACATATGGATTAGAGACTATGCTCCTGCCGGCCTGCCTCTGCCTGTCCGCGTAATACGCTATGAGGCTAAGAAGGAGGAGGTATGAGACTATGAGGGAGAATGCGAAGAGCGGCGCGCTCAACTGGAACCCCTCCTGTCGAAGAGGTAAGCCCAGGTTATCACAAGCGACCACACAAGAAGGATGTAAACCAGCCGCTCGGGGAAACCCAGTATCCTCTCAGCGGGGCTGGGTATCGAGAGTATCGGCCAGTTGAACAGAGCCACAGCTATCACGAAGGCCAGAACCCACAGTTCGACCTGCTCGAATAGTCCTTTCGTTGATATGGTCATGCCTAAAGTCCCGGGTAAACCGTGATGCCCTTCGATGATATATCGAGAGCATGCTTCCCAGCGCGGTGGGATGTGCCCATCATCTTGAGAATCTCCAGGGACCGCCTTCTGGTCCTGCCTATCTCCATGTTGTAGAGTATTATCACCCCATCTGTTATGCAGGCTATATCCTGGGGATACGGAGTGCTAGATCTGGACTCGGCTGTTATCAGAACCACGCTGTTCCAGCTCTTCATCATGGCGCCCAGCCTGAAGAGGAATCTGCTGTAGCCATCCCTCAGCACCGTCCTGAGGAATGGGAGGGAGTCTATGACTATTCTCCTGGGCTGAAAGCTCCTCACCTCGCGATCCATCAGCTCCAGGATCTCGTCCTCATCACCCCTCTCGATCACCTCGCCGAGATCAACGTATTTTATCAGGGTGCCGAAATGCCTGTGGTCCACGAACTCGTAGGTGGAGATGAACCTGAGCATCAGCTCGGCAGGCTCGCTGAGGGCCATGAAGTATATCCCGCGCTCCCCAAGCTCCGCTCCCTTGAAGAGGTACTGCATGCACAGGGTCGTCTTTCCGCTGCCGGTCTCCCCTGAGATCAGAACGCTGGAAGGTACCGGTATCCCGCCCTCCAGCATCTCATCCAGCCCCGGGATTCCCGTGGGCATCTTCTCTATCTGTCCCGTCCGACCGCCTCCATTATGTGGCGGAGCATGAAAGCCTGAATCCTGAGTGATCAATTACCATCTTTTATTATTTCTCTTTTGTCTGTGGAGATAATCTGAAGGAGATCGTGCAGGCTTCGTATCTGGTGCAAAATTGGGGAAAACCGATGTTCATTGGACTGATGAGCTGAAGGCATCGATAAATGCCTAAAACAGCTGGGCATCAGGAATCGACGACCTCTGACTGTACGATCAATGGGTACATCACAGGTGAATTAGTGAGCAGCTAGAACGGCTGGAGGTGATGCTAAAAATGCCCCGAGATCCAGCTTTCCGATAATTCGCAGAGATGAACATGAATACGGGCTAAGACAGCACATCTCAAAAGTATCTACATGTCTCATTATGTGCGATCTATGGAATCGGGATCTAACAGGCTACACCTCTGCGATCCTGCGGCACTCGCCATAGGAGGAGCGCAGGCGAGCATCACAGCTTCAGCCCGAACTCCTTCAGCCTGTGGACGGCATCCCTGCGGGCGCTCTGATGCTCTCTCAGGAACTCCCTGATTCTGGCTGCAGCGATCTTCTTGCACGAGCCGCACATCTGCCTGCCGCTTCTGCACTCTCCGTACAGCTCCTCCAGCTCCCTGTCGTCCTCGGCGAGGTGGAAGAGCAGGAACTCGTAGACAGCACACCTCTCAGGCTCTCCACCATAGCGTCGCTGCTCGGCCAGAGACTGCCTCCCTCCGGTTATCGCCCTCATGATCTTGCTCGCAGCCTCATCAGGATCCTCTGTCAGCGCTATGTGGCTCTCCGGCCGGCTGGACGACATCTTTCCTCCTGTCAGCCCGGTCATGAACCTGTGGTATATCGATGCCGGCGGGATGAAGCCGAACTCGCCGTTCTTAACCTCGACCTCTCTTATGATCTCATCTATCCTATCAGCGCTCTCACCATCGAAGAGATCTATGTGCTCTGAGTACTGCTTGATCCTGTACCCTGAATCGATCAGCGCATCTGCAGCAGCCCTGATGAGATCAGGACCGGCCGCCTTCCCCCGGATGCTTATGTATCCCTCCCTCTGCTCGACCAGGAATTTTCGCATCCGGTATGCGAGATCTCTGGTCAGCCGCATGTGCGCATCCTGGTCGGATCCCACCGGAACAACAACAGGCTTCGGACCTCCGTAGTCCGGAAGCTGCGGGTGGAGGATATCCGCGCTCTGGGCCATCACGCTCTCCATGTGGCCGATCGATGTCTCTCCGGAGAAACCGTAGATCGCACTCACCTCCGAGAAGTTCGTCTCCGCTGCCAGTTCAAACGCGAGATCCCTCATCCTGTAGTTCTCAGACTGGAAGTATATGTGGCCGGTGGGCTCGAAGCCGAGAGCTATGAGGCTCAGGATGTAATCGTTGATCCCGAGCTCCCTGCACCTATGCCAGCTGATCCCGCGCACTGCATGCGCCTCCATGTTTGCGATGGCCACGAACGCATCCGCGCCGTGCTTCTGATGCCATATGATCTCGTTCATCACCATCATGTGGCCGAAGTGCGCCCTGCCGCTGGGCATGAAGCCGCTCATGACCGCAAAGGGCCTGTGCTCCTTCATCGCCCTGAGAACGACATCGTAATCTCTGTGCCCGAATATGATGCGCCTTCTCATGTACGGATGCGGATCTTCGATCTCCGGCAGGATCTCCTCGAACCGAGAGATGCCAAACTCCTCGAAAAGCTTTGAGTAATCTTCGATCTGAGATGAGCCCCAGGGATCCAGCTTCACTTCCATGGCTGGGGGCAATGATCCGGACGTATATTTAAGTTATCTCTCATCCGCTCTTATCGAGTGGGTTGAGACGAACTGCGATCCAGTGAGAATGCACCATGAATCCTGACAGCTCAATGCTGTGGATCTCAGTAACAGGGCATACCACATCATTCTGAATGCAAGCAGCACGGCAATGCCAAAAGTTATGAACATGTAGGTACAGCTTCTGTAAGTCTGCGTGAGAAATTATGGTGCTCGATAACCTAGGCGGATCGCTTCGAGGTGCCCTGAAGAAGATAGCCTCGGCAACACGTGTTGATAAGGCTCTTGTGGATGAGGCTGTGCGTGATATCCAGCGCGCCCTGCTCCAGGCTGATGTGAATGTGAAGCTTGTGATGAGCCTCTCGAACAGGATACGCGAGCGCGCGCTCAACGAAAAGCCCCCTGCAGGGATGAATCCCAGGGAGCACGTGATAAACATCGTCTACCAGGAGCTGATCAATCTCGTCGGCAGGGGCACAGACATCCCGCTCAAGAAGCAGACGATCATGCTTGTTGGTCTCCAGGGCAGCGGCAAGACAACGACAGCCGCAAAGCTCGCCACATACTTCCAGAGGAAGGGTCTGAGAACAGCTGTCATATGCGCGGACACATTCCGGGCGGGGGCGTACGATCAGCTCAAGGCGCTCTGCGACCGTCAGGGGATCTTCTTCTACGGGGAGAAGGGGAACAAGAACGCGCCTGAGGTCGCGAAGAACGGCCTGGAGGCGACGAAGAAGTACGATGTGCGAATAGTGGATACGGCCGGCAGGCACGCGCTCGAGAGCGATCTGATCCAGGAGATGAAGGAGATCCATGCGGTTGTGAACGCTGATCACAAGCTTCTCGTCATGGATGCTGCTATCGGCCAGCAGGCTAGCGAGCAGGCCAGGGCCTTCAACGAGGCCGTTGGAATAACGGGAGTGATAATAACAAAGCTCGACGGCACCGCGAAGGGCGGTGGGGCGTTGAGCGCGGTCGCGGAGACGAAGACATCCGTCGCGTTTATAGGCGTTGGCGAGACAGCGGCCGACCTGGAGAAGTTCGAGGCTGACCGTTTCATATCACGCCTTCTCGGCATGGGCGACATAAAGGGGTTGATCGAGAAGGCCCAGGAGGTGCAGATCGAGAGCGACGTCGATGTCGATGCGATGATGAAGGGCAAGTTCACCCTGAAGGACATGTACAAGCAGCTAGAGGCGATGAACAAGATGGGCCCGCTGAAGCAGATAATGCAGATGCTCCCGATCGGCGGAATGGGCATCGAGCTTTCAGACAGAGAGTACCAGGTCACAAAGGAGAGGCTCGACGCATACAGGTTCATCATGGACTCCATGACAGAGGAGGAGCTTGAGGATCCAAAGATAATCAACGCGAGCAGGATAAAGCGAATCGCGCGCGGAAGCGGCACTCGGCCCGAGCTGGTCAAGGAGCTTCTTAAGTCGCATGCAGCAATGCAGAAGGCCATAAAAGGGATGAGAGGGGGAATGGGGCGTATGAACGTGAAGAAGCTCATGAAGCGTCTGGGACAGCCGAAGGTCTAGACCTTCGATTCCTCATACGCTATCCATACTATCACTATCCCCACCAGGATCAGAAGCGGCCCGATGGATCCCTTTATGATGTTCGCTGTGTACGACCACCAGTTAAGACCGTACAGCCAGCTGTTGTGTCCAGACCATGCCGGGTCGGCCATGGTCCATATGCCCACAATGGCCACCAGAATGCCAATAATCACCTTCAGAACATCTCCAAGCTTCAGAGCAGATCCCTCCTTTCAGATGATATTCGTGATGCAAGTGAGGGTTGATGTAGAGAATTCAATATATAACCATCTCTCTGTTATGCATAAGCGTTTGCATTAGCGTCCAGTAAGCCAGGGTCGCGCAATCGTATCACTGCATGGAGATGCGACTTTGTGGGATTCAACTGGTAGTGTGCTCGTGTGACCTCCTCCCCTAATGTGAAGGGTCTTCTGCCTCCTTTCCTGATTTGAGATCAAAAGCATCTGACCTCGCAGGATTCATGATGTATCATGCCACTGGACATCGAATTACTGACAGGCTTTTCCGATGTTCAAGCCCATGATCCGACTGGCATCCTGCCAGTGGATGAAGATTCCTAGCAGCCCGTTCAGTTATTCGATCCCGCGATCTGAGTTGGGTGATCATATGTCCCTTCATGCCGGTGAGTCTCCGGCTCCCGGAAAGATATTTAAATGATGCTACATACTGCCACAATAAAGATTTACTTTGTGTTACCAAAAGGTGATATGATTGCATGCACGCCTGCCCTTCATTGCTTTGGTGCTTCTGATGATGCTCCCAGTCTCTTACGCCCAGGAGCCTCTGTGGGTTGGCCGTGGCGCCCCTGAGGATGTGGTGAATCTCGACGTGGGGGCGAGATCTCCTGGTTATGTGCCATCCTTCGGTACGAGGGGATTTGCAGCGCCTGTCTCCCCTCAGGTGATGGCGCTGAGCCCGGG
Protein-coding regions in this window:
- a CDS encoding DUF835 domain-containing protein gives rise to the protein MSAPLFAFSLIVSYLLLLSLIAYYADRQRQAGRSIVSNPYVYALSLAVYCTAWTFYGSIGRAATSGLEFLTIYIGPTLAMLLGWVMIRKIVRISKEYRLTSVSDFISFRYGRSYAIGAIVTVVSLMVVIPYVALQLIAISSSIQIISGGETFWGTKLVVAVLLGIFAIIFGARHLDPMERHEGLVAAVAFESIVKLTAFVVAGAYITWGIFGGYSEIIDRVLSTEEFSHLINIDYTSWFSLTVISFFAAFLLPRQFHVMVVENADESHIRKAMWLFPLYLLLINLFVPAIAGAGLILGVPGVKDMFVIEIPYSTGNIPLALLVFIGGASAATAMVLVDSVAVGHMMLNELELPYLMRYIGRGRGLPGLLLNAKRINIILVVMLGYLYSRAVEYQSLVDIGLISFVAASQMAPAVIGGLYWRKGSREGAIAGMSAGFVLWVYTALVPTVVKAGWLSQSILDAGPFGVSALNPTNLFGVDLDPWTNSVFWSLFANASLYVLFSLMSAPTPEEKIQAEGFVEIFSERRGAIPIERPAIRLGTVDEVESMLSRYIGAEKARMLIDADLARLGVSRERVDARHLLDLWDHVERVLTGSLGTSTTRLIVEEEITFKPAVERAGAAPLKFRLEPGKIYFSAEKAYEVFTDQVTHGFEGLCVTRRPPEDVRSSHGLTETPIIWLNPKREGREKQISPANLPLLFLTIKTFVESSKKGVILLDNLEHLVRANENVIPEEDVLDFVNQLENLVRRTNTRLILADSSDFIGFCGVSGAEPTEVKGLIFTAGPLPSYLLRTFILAIIAGTRSPEAAMDIANSVLSEQSGIAEGASCDPDMRGRGLIEIDTRCKITRRHFFAIIRRICSSVSRADPGFDYVKALRPLIDKYGFSIYELILNPGTTYAIEEDKPVRCFEIFSELIHAGLDGLCISRYNPESLREKYGISPERVIWLTQKTEEGKFRSVDPTNFPRLSSMISDFLRRAEYPVILMEGIGYLITQSNYETVLRFIQSQRDEVSLRGAVMLVHIDPLALDTKELHRLEGEMEQLKLLS
- a CDS encoding ATPase domain-containing protein, producing MPTGIPGLDEMLEGGIPVPSSVLISGETGSGKTTLCMQYLFKGAELGERGIYFMALSEPAELMLRFISTYEFVDHRHFGTLIKYVDLGEVIERGDEDEILELMDREVRSFQPRRIVIDSLPFLRTVLRDGYSRFLFRLGAMMKSWNSVVLITAESRSSTPYPQDIACITDGVIILYNMEIGRTRRRSLEILKMMGTSHRAGKHALDISSKGITVYPGL
- a CDS encoding tryptophan--tRNA ligase encodes the protein MEVKLDPWGSSQIEDYSKLFEEFGISRFEEILPEIEDPHPYMRRRIIFGHRDYDVVLRAMKEHRPFAVMSGFMPSGRAHFGHMMVMNEIIWHQKHGADAFVAIANMEAHAVRGISWHRCRELGINDYILSLIALGFEPTGHIYFQSENYRMRDLAFELAAETNFSEVSAIYGFSGETSIGHMESVMAQSADILHPQLPDYGGPKPVVVPVGSDQDAHMRLTRDLAYRMRKFLVEQREGYISIRGKAAGPDLIRAAADALIDSGYRIKQYSEHIDLFDGESADRIDEIIREVEVKNGEFGFIPPASIYHRFMTGLTGGKMSSSRPESHIALTEDPDEAASKIMRAITGGRQSLAEQRRYGGEPERCAVYEFLLFHLAEDDRELEELYGECRSGRQMCGSCKKIAAARIREFLREHQSARRDAVHRLKEFGLKL
- a CDS encoding signal recognition particle protein Srp54 codes for the protein MVLDNLGGSLRGALKKIASATRVDKALVDEAVRDIQRALLQADVNVKLVMSLSNRIRERALNEKPPAGMNPREHVINIVYQELINLVGRGTDIPLKKQTIMLVGLQGSGKTTTAAKLATYFQRKGLRTAVICADTFRAGAYDQLKALCDRQGIFFYGEKGNKNAPEVAKNGLEATKKYDVRIVDTAGRHALESDLIQEMKEIHAVVNADHKLLVMDAAIGQQASEQARAFNEAVGITGVIITKLDGTAKGGGALSAVAETKTSVAFIGVGETAADLEKFEADRFISRLLGMGDIKGLIEKAQEVQIESDVDVDAMMKGKFTLKDMYKQLEAMNKMGPLKQIMQMLPIGGMGIELSDREYQVTKERLDAYRFIMDSMTEEELEDPKIINASRIKRIARGSGTRPELVKELLKSHAAMQKAIKGMRGGMGRMNVKKLMKRLGQPKV